CTTATCTGATTTTAGTGCTTTCAATATCCCCTTATCAAACAATATTGATAGTTTTATAGCATTAATTCTAGGAATTGGAACAGCAACTCTAATAAAATGCCTATTCCAACATTGATCATATTTTTTCTTATCCTTAGGACTCAAATACCTATAAAATTTAAATCTTCGAATATGAAGAATGATTGTATATAGTAATTTGCTATTTTCATATTCCTTTAGATCAAACATCAACTTATCTTTTGCTGTAACATCTGAAGCATTGACAAAGTCATCTACTGTTAACTGACCTTGAGACTGATACTTTAGCTCTAAATCAATAAGATTAATTATAGATTCTAGAGGTAGATAACCATCAACAAATGAATTAAATAATTTTTTTTCTGAAAGATAATATGGTTCATATGAAACTTTTTCAGTTCTAACCCCTGGAAAGATTCCAGATCTTGAAATAGCAATAATATTAATTTTGTTAACGTTATATTTACTCCAATTAGGGAGATAATCTATAGGAATACCTTTATTATAAACAAATTTACCATGTTGACAGATATTTAAAATCGAATCCACTCCAGAAGGACCCATACCCTCAATATATATAGTGATATCTTTGCTTTTATTTTCTCTCTGTAAATTTATTATTCTATTAGTAACTACTTCAGGCGGATAGGGCGTATTAATAATATTATCTATTCCTTCTAATATATTTTTATTCCAATGCCCTGTAACTAATAATACTTTATCAATATCATCTAGTAATTGCTTAGAATTATTCTTTTTAACTATATAAGAAATGTTGACTTTATTGTAAATATTTAAATCCATATCTACAACATTACAATAACTATAGACTTTAACACTCACCCCATTGTCTTTTGCCATATCAATAGCTTCTTTAAATCTATGTATAAGATAAATACCAAAAAACTCTCTAGGATAGAAAGCTTTGGGATTAAATATATAATCTTTATTTTTAGTGATTGAATAGCAACCTTCAACCAGTTCAATATATTCACTTAATATAAAATCTTTCTTTTTTATCTATGACTAAAAAATCTATACTAGTCTTATAGAGTAAGGCCGCTAGCCCTAAATTACTTGGGCCAATTCTAAGTAACATATAATCATAAACTTTATTACTCATTCTAAAATCTTAAATAAAATTACCTGCTTTATCTAAAACCCTATATTTATTTAAACATAATTTAAAACAAAAATATACATTACCTTTCTAGTGATATAGTAAATATAAATATCCTTAAATCGTTAAAAAATATTGAATTCATGATGCCAATAATAAATAATAGAAACGCTAGATTGTATTCTCAAAGTAAAATACTTGACCAGAACGACCTTTTTATAGGATAATCAATTCGCTAAACCCTTGTTAGTTACTGTTATCTTTCAATTTATAAATAACAACCGTTTAGCTCTTTTTAAATAAAACAATAAATTTTGAGTATAAAATCTAGGAATTAAAAATGCAATATATCATTGGTATAGGTGCTAATGTTGGTTTTACATTAGAAAATATTAATAAAGCTATACAGGCTATAGCTTCCACTGAGAATGTAAAATTACTAACAAAAGCAAGCCTTTACAGTAGCAAAGCTTTATTAAAAGAAAATGCTCCTAAAGACTGGGATATCGTATATTTAAATACTGCTATAAAAATAGAAAGTTCACTAAAGCCACTAGAGCTATTAGAGACCCTTAAAGATATTGAAAAAAATATTGGACGAGATTTAAACGCTCCAGTATGGTCACCTAGAGTTATCGACTTAGATATCCTTGCAGCAGAAGATTTAATCTTAGACACTGAACAGCTCATAATACCCCACAAAGAACTTTTAAATAGAAACTTTGCTTTAGCTCCATTATTAGAACTCAATAAAAATTGGCATCATCCTAGACATATAGATATTGACCTAAATATTCGATTAAAGGAGCTAAAAAATATTGATATATTAAATCAAAGGTTATCTAACACTATGCGTATGGGTATAGTTAACTTGTCAGAGCAATCTTTTTCTGATGGATTTCTAACTGATAATGAACGTAGAAATAACTTAGAACAACTTATAGAAGATGGTGCGGAAATTATAGATATCGGTGCTGAATCAACAAGACCTGATGCTAAACCTATATCTGTAAATGAAGAAATAACCAAATTAGATAGTTTTTTAGACTACCTAGAATCTCAGTTACACACTTTAAAATACCGTCCTTTAATTAGTGTAGACACACGTAAAGTAGAAGTTATGCAAGAAATTTTAGCAAAACACCATGATATTATCTGGATGATAAATGATGTTGAGTGTAATGATATTCAACAGAAATCTAAGCTACTTGCTAAATATGACAAAAAATATGTTATAACTCACAATCTAGGTATTATATATAGAAACCGGTATCTAGAAAAAAAAGACTCTATAGAAGAGATTTATAACTATATACAAGGAAAAAAGAATATTTTAGTAAGTGAAGGCTTAAGTAAAGATAACATTTACTTTGATATTGGTTTTGGCTTTAGTAAAAATCCTGAAACTGCTAGATACCTGCTTGAGAATATAAACGTTATAAGAGATAAATTAAACCTCAAAACTTTGGTTGGACATTCACGTAAGCCTTCTGTTTTAGGTTTAAATAAAAATACTAGCATTAACGAATTGGATCTAGCAACAAAGGAATTATCCCAAAAACTAGAACAACAAAACATTGAAATTATCAGAGTACATAAAGTTTAAAAGGAAAATCTTAAATGCCATATCATCCTATGTTGGAGAAAATACTAGATACTCCAGAAATTAGAGAGTTAAAAAAACAAGACTTACGCATTCAGCGTAAAATTTTTAATGAAAATGTAATTCAACTTATCAACCAAATTCCTAAGCCAAATATAGTTGAAAAAGATATTAAATTAGGTAATCAAACTATTTTAAGGCATTATCAACCTAAAATGGACAGTGATAAAGCCGTATTATTTATCCATGGTGGTGGCTGGTGTTTAGGCTCCATTGATACATATGATAATGTTTGTAGGTATTTGTGTGATAATGGTGATTTTCATGTATTTTCTTTAGAGTATGGATTAGCTCCAGAAGAAAAATATCCTAAAGCTGTTGAACACTCCCTGTACGCATATGATTGGTTATATGAAAATGCTACGCAATTTGCTATAGATCCTAAAAATATTTTTGTAATGGGAGATAGTGCTGGCGGTAATCTTTCTACTATCATTTGTCATGAGCGTCAAGAAAATATGCCTAAAGCTCAAATTTTAGCTTATCCAGCTGTAGATATGTATACTAAATATAAAAGTATCAAAAAGTTTAATGCTCACAAATACCACCTAACTAGTCAGTGGTGTGAGATGTTTCTAATAGCTTATATTGATGATATTAGTAAAAATTTCCATAAATTAAAAGACCCGCAACTTTCACCTATATTCTATGAAAATACTAAACAGCCTGATACTTTAATAATAGCCGCAACTCACGATATACTTGTAGATAGTATATATGCTTATGAAGCAAAACTTAAAGCTCAAGAAGTTTTAGTTGAAACTCACTATGATGAAGAAATGTTTCACGGTTTTATAAGCACCGTTGGCATTAGCCCATTAAATAACGCTAAAATCGCTTTAGACAAAGCGATAAAGTTTATTCAAACTAGATAAAAATGACTATGACAAGTTTTTAGATAAATAGCCTAATTTTCTTGAAAAAAAGTTTTCGCTAAAGCTATTGTTTTTTCTATATCTTGATCACTATGAGCTATAGATACAAAACCAGCTTCGTAAGCAGATGGCGCTAAATAAACGCCTTTTTCCAACATATATGCGAAAAACTTATTAAACATATTTAGATTTGTTTTACCTAAATCTTTAAATGTTTGAATTTGTACTTTTTCGTGGCAGAAAAATAAACCAAACATACCACCTACGCTTTTAGCATGAAAAGCAAAATCATAATTCTCTGCTGCAGTATTTAAACCATCTACAAGTTTAGCAGTTTTGACACTTAATTCCTCGTAAAATCCTTCTTTGCTAACTTTCTCAAGAGTCGTTAAGCCTGCTATCATCGCTATAGGGTTTCCAGAAAGTGTACCTGCTTGATAAACTGGACCAGCTGGAGATACCATTTGCATAATATCCTTAGCTCCACCAAAAGCACCTACTGGCATACCTCCACCTATTACTTTACCTAAAGTTGTCAGATCCGGCTTAACGTTAAATACTTGTTGTGCTCC
Above is a window of Allofrancisella inopinata DNA encoding:
- the folP gene encoding dihydropteroate synthase, which gives rise to MQYIIGIGANVGFTLENINKAIQAIASTENVKLLTKASLYSSKALLKENAPKDWDIVYLNTAIKIESSLKPLELLETLKDIEKNIGRDLNAPVWSPRVIDLDILAAEDLILDTEQLIIPHKELLNRNFALAPLLELNKNWHHPRHIDIDLNIRLKELKNIDILNQRLSNTMRMGIVNLSEQSFSDGFLTDNERRNNLEQLIEDGAEIIDIGAESTRPDAKPISVNEEITKLDSFLDYLESQLHTLKYRPLISVDTRKVEVMQEILAKHHDIIWMINDVECNDIQQKSKLLAKYDKKYVITHNLGIIYRNRYLEKKDSIEEIYNYIQGKKNILVSEGLSKDNIYFDIGFGFSKNPETARYLLENINVIRDKLNLKTLVGHSRKPSVLGLNKNTSINELDLATKELSQKLEQQNIEIIRVHKV
- the bioJ gene encoding pimeloyl-ACP methyl ester esterase BioJ, which produces MPYHPMLEKILDTPEIRELKKQDLRIQRKIFNENVIQLINQIPKPNIVEKDIKLGNQTILRHYQPKMDSDKAVLFIHGGGWCLGSIDTYDNVCRYLCDNGDFHVFSLEYGLAPEEKYPKAVEHSLYAYDWLYENATQFAIDPKNIFVMGDSAGGNLSTIICHERQENMPKAQILAYPAVDMYTKYKSIKKFNAHKYHLTSQWCEMFLIAYIDDISKNFHKLKDPQLSPIFYENTKQPDTLIIAATHDILVDSIYAYEAKLKAQEVLVETHYDEEMFHGFISTVGISPLNNAKIALDKAIKFIQTR